TGCTATTGAAAAGGATAATCCTTCACTCCGGGATGTACTCCCTAAAGTCTATGCCCGTGGTAATCTTGACCCTACCAATCTAGGTGGCATGATTGATCTCATTGGAAACATTGCCTTGGGTGATGCCAAGGCCAGGAGTGCTGATCTATTAGGTCATGTTTTCGAGTACTTTCTGGGTGAATTCGCACTGGCTGAAGGGAAGAAAGGTGGACAGTTCTATACGCCCCGTTCTGTTGTTGAATTACTGGTAGAAATGCTTGAACCATATAAAGGTAGAGTATTCGATCCCTGTTGTGGTTCTGGTGGTTTATTTGTTCAGTCAGAAAAATTCGTGGCTGACCATCAAGGTAAAGTGAATGACATCTCCATCTATGGGCAG
This genomic interval from Candidatus Neomarinimicrobiota bacterium contains the following:
- a CDS encoding class I SAM-dependent DNA methyltransferase, with protein sequence MAKQREVDTEPIEKQSLGKLETALWKAADKLRKNIDAAEYKHIVLGLIFLKYISDAFENLYGKLKGGEGDYVGADPEDKDEYKAENVFFVPEIARWSHLQSQAKLPEIGKVVDDAMDAIEKDNPSLRDVLPKVYARGNLDPTNLGGMIDLIGNIALGDAKARSADLLGHVFEYFLGEFALAEGKKGGQFYTPRSVVELLVEMLEPYKGRVFDPCCGSGGLFVQSEKFVADHQGKVNDISIYGQ